ACGACAACACACCTACGACAGACAgacgacgcacacacacataaacagacagacacacacatacacacaccatacagacagacacacacacacactatagacagacacacgggcacacacacacacacacactatagacagacacacacacactacagacagacacacacacacacacacacacacacacgcactatagacagacacacacacacacacacacacacacacgcactacagacagacagtcacacagGACCGCGTGTCGGACCTTAAAGAAGAAGCCGACCCCTCCTCTGGTGTCGGGCTCCATCTGGTCGCTCATGGAGTCGGAGAAGGCGTCGGCGTCGTCGGGGTCGTGGGCGTGGCCCCCCCGCAGGGAGGCGAGCGGGATCTCGATCAGGCTCCCGCGGTTCCCGCCGAACGCCGCGGGGACGTCGCTCTCGAAGGAGCACTCGGATGGGGCGCCGGagctgccccccgccccgcccggcgtCCGCAGGGCGCCCCCCTCCAGCTCCAGGTCCTCGCCCGAGCCCGCCTCGGAGGCGCTGTcctgggcgggggcgggggcgggggcggggcggggcgtccCGATGCTGAAGGTGGAGGTGGTCTGCACCTGGCACTGCCCGGGCGTGACCCTGCGCAGGCGGGGCATGCTGTCCACGTTGTGCGAGGGGGTGAGCACCCGCGTCAGGGGGGGCACCCGCAGGTCCAGCTGCCGGCCGTGGGCCTGCTTGGGGCTCTTGGGGGGGGCCGACTGCGCCCGGCGGTGGGACACCTGGGGAGATTTGGGGGGCGTGGCGTAGCTGGCCTTgcgggagggggacggggagtgggaggggaggtCGCGGGTGGACTCGCGGGacaggcgggggggcggcgtgGCGGCCGTGGGGGATTTGGGGCTGGCGGGGATGACCCAGGCCTTGTTGCCGGACGGGGTCTTCTTGCGGATCAGCTGGTTCTGCTGCAGGGACAGGCGCTGCATGTCGCTCTTCAGAGAGCTGAGTGCCGCCGACAGCTGCGAAACCGCGTTGTTATAGTCCCCCAGCGGCGCCGCCCCCTTCTCcttcggccccgcccccttgtcCTCCGACTCGTCCTCCCCCGATcccacccctttctctctcctcagaggctccgccccttcctctcCAGCCATGTCGGGGCCTTCGTCCTGCAGCTCCTCGTCCTCGATGCGCGCCAGCCGCTCCTCCAGGGAGAGCCTGCGCTGGTCCTCCTCGGCCTCCtcggtggccccgcccccctcgctggccccgccctcgccctgctgcttcttcagctgcagcagggcgcTCTTCCCCAGACGCTCGCGGTGCTTCTGAAAGATGGCCTCGATCCGCTTCTTCTGCGCCTCGATGgcccgcctcctctcctccagccgCGCCCCCAGCTCCGTCACCTCCGTGTTCAGGGCGGGGCCGTCGCCCGGGGCGACGCCGGCGGGCGCGGCCGGCGGCTGCTTCTTCTTGCGCTCGGCGAAGCTGGTCATCTTCACGCCGCTGTCGGGCTGGTCCCGCCCCCGGGAGGAGCCCGGCGTGGACGGGGCGGAGCGGGTGGAGGCGGGCGTGGTCGGGCTGGACTGCGCTTTGGGCAGGTCCTCGGAGGCGTCCGAGTCCACGCTGCCGTCCCGCAGGACGGAGTCGTCGTCGCGGGAGCCGTCGGAGGCGTGCCGGTCCCGGTCCCGGGCGGCCCCGCCCGGCCGGTACAGCATCCCCGcgcgggagggggcggagctgctgAGGTGGGCGGAGTCGTCGGGGGAGTGCAGGTAGAAGCCGTCGGGCGCGCCCTCCgggtggaggcggggctccAGCTTGGCCTCGTTGTGGATGATCTGCAGCGCCTCCTCGATGGTGggtagctccgccccctccccgtgCGGcgcggggctgggctgggcccCCCAGGCAGCGCGCTGCTGGGACAGGGGCCCGTTGTGGGGGACGGGGGCCCCGGGGGTCTTGCCGACCAGGGGGGCGAGGTCCTCGGAGGGGCTGTAGGGGACACGGGGCAGGTTGTCCGAACTGACCGAGCGGGGCACCGCCCCCACCGGGTTGCCCATGACAACGTCCACATCGCTGTCCAGGCCGAAGGGAATACTGAAGGATACCCCTGAGAGCGGACgactggggggaggagagaggggtggagagagggagagggagagagagagagagggagtgcaggagagagagagagagagggagtgcaggagagagaaagagagagagagagagagagagagggagtgcaggagagagagagagagggaaggggtgcaggagagagagagagagagggagagagagagagagagagagagagagagagagagagatgttaacCAGTTAGGCAAGCTGTGTCATAATGTCTAACAAAAATAGaacttcctaaaaaaaaaagtgggtggacttatgtttattattatggAACATTCAAACTCTGTAAATTTCACCATTTTGCAATTATGCCTGAAATAACTACATAGGCTTTGTGACAATCGGGGCAGAGAGGTAGTGTGACTCTTTGCGAGGAGGAAGACGAAGAGGGGGACGAAGGGGCCTACCTGAAAGGCTTCTTGGTCCATGTTCGGCTTGTTCCTACATCTGACAATGAGGTAGACTGTGTAATGGAGCCtgcggacacagacacacacacacacaaatgcaagggtgaatacacacgtacacacacacacacacacacacacacacacacacacacactctaggCTGTTACCTGGCGTGCTCGCTGAGATAGGCAGGAAAGGCTGGTTGAAGATGGAAGGAGGGGCactgaaacagagacaggaagttcAAACGTACAGCGCAAACACCCACAAGGCACTGCGAGCACAGGCAGGAAGCGCAGGCCTGAAGCCCTACCTGTTGTTGGTCCCGCCGCTGGGCATCGCGTAGTTGCTCAGCTCTGAGGtatctgtggaaaaacaaacgTTTAAAAAACGTCAGACTAACACCAGGCTAACCTTGTGGCAGCTCTAAGGCTCCCTCCACTGACACACTAGCAGAGTAGACCCTTAAAGGAGGCCAGGTTGATGCCCAGGCAGGTTGAACCAATCCTACACCTCTAAACATAGTGGGCTCCACCCACATTTTCTCCAGGCCCCACCCACATATGTTCCAGGCTCCATTCATATAACACCAAGGTTCCACCCACCTGCCAGGTCCAGGGCTTCCAGGGGTTGGACAAAGTCTGGCTTGCAGACCTCGAACCAGTGCAGGAGCTCCGCCACCAAGCTCATGATGTTCACCTGCGGTCATGAAAATGAAGACAGAAACCGAGTCACGTGACCAGgacacacgcaaaaacacagTCCTGCAACCATACATCGGAGTCAAGCAGCCAGCACACAAACAATTCATACAATTACCATATAACCTTTAACATTCTGAAGAGACTGTTAATCTCGCCTGCACTACATGAGTACGTACAGCCACacagacctacagacacacTTTTCCTCATTAGGTAACAGGAAATACaaagcacagacacaaagatGCAGAATATATGGGCCCCTGTGGGCACAGAATGTGTGCAATGGTACACTGAGCTGGAATATTGTGGGTGTATgggtacagagtgtgtgtgaggggttgtattggttacagtgtgtgtgtgtgaggggggtgtATGGGTGCAGAATGTGGGTGTAGTATGCTTGGTGGAGAGTGGGGACTGAATCTCTTCCCATACCCTGAGAATTGGCGGGCTGTACAGCAGGTCCTCCaacactagggggcagcagTTGTCCAAGAAAGTGTCACAGAACTTCTGCACAAGGTGCAAGTTAAACATGCTGTCTGCTTCCAGCATAGTGTCCTTCACGCAAACCtctgaaagagggagagagagagagagagtgagagagagagaaagaattaaACCCCTCTTCATCTATTAATGTGCATATAGAGTTCAAAGGACAATCCTTTGAGAATGCAATATGTAAATATTCTATTACGTggcagtgagagagggggcGTGGTCATGAGGTAGGGGGTGTGTcagtgagagaaggaggggggaggtggcagtgacagtgggggtgggggggtggtgacaGTGAGCTAGGGGGCGTGGCAGTGACAGTGGGACACACCCTTACCCTCCAGGCtcagcagggttgggcagtagAAGTGGATGACAGTTGCAAGGACAACCCCATCCGAGAGGTCCTTCACTCCCGTTACCAACGGCAACGCAGAGGCCTGCCGGTTTAGCAGCTTATCCTTCTTATACCGGCCCTGAgggcgagcgggagagagagagaaatgaaaaaagaattacTGAAAGCGTTAATTGGTTCATTA
This genomic window from Anguilla rostrata isolate EN2019 chromosome 17, ASM1855537v3, whole genome shotgun sequence contains:
- the camsap3 gene encoding calmodulin-regulated spectrin-associated protein 3, whose product is MDSTMVDSNATRRTLAVPDVKPSDQYDFTRAKICASLGWLLAKAYGTAENVPEDLRDPFYTDQYEQEHMKPPVTRLLQSCELYCRAYGRLHAAGARPENAGPCRDAAALLSLLAGRGASPRDQDAMVTEADLRGKPIRMSAHLAVIDSLMAVGAMETVSTAKIPRGAEQLGSRAGWENALLYWVNRVNQKLRDITESTASTDLQSSQPSCPSRWYWKLVPGRYKKDKLLNRQASALPLVTGVKDLSDGVVLATVIHFYCPTLLSLEEVCVKDTMLEADSMFNLHLVQKFCDTFLDNCCPLVLEDLLYSPPILRVNIMSLVAELLHWFEVCKPDFVQPLEALDLADTSELSNYAMPSGGTNNSAPPSIFNQPFLPISASTPGSITQSTSLSDVGTSRTWTKKPFSRPLSGVSFSIPFGLDSDVDVVMGNPVGAVPRSVSSDNLPRVPYSPSEDLAPLVGKTPGAPVPHNGPLSQQRAAWGAQPSPAPHGEGAELPTIEEALQIIHNEAKLEPRLHPEGAPDGFYLHSPDDSAHLSSSAPSRAGMLYRPGGAARDRDRHASDGSRDDDSVLRDGSVDSDASEDLPKAQSSPTTPASTRSAPSTPGSSRGRDQPDSGVKMTSFAERKKKQPPAAPAGVAPGDGPALNTEVTELGARLEERRRAIEAQKKRIEAIFQKHRERLGKSALLQLKKQQGEGGASEGGGATEEAEEDQRRLSLEERLARIEDEELQDEGPDMAGEEGAEPLRREKGVGSGEDESEDKGAGPKEKGAAPLGDYNNAVSQLSAALSSLKSDMQRLSLQQNQLIRKKTPSGNKAWVIPASPKSPTAATPPPRLSRESTRDLPSHSPSPSRKASYATPPKSPQVSHRRAQSAPPKSPKQAHGRQLDLRVPPLTRVLTPSHNVDSMPRLRRVTPGQCQVQTTSTFSIGTPRPAPAPAPAQDSASEAGSGEDLELEGGALRTPGGAGGSSGAPSECSFESDVPAAFGGNRGSLIEIPLASLRGGHAHDPDDADAFSDSMSDQMEPDTRGGVGFFFKDEARPEDEMAQRRAALLEKQQKRAEELKRKRELERESRPSSSEERPGTPGTPPPPRTPPAEATPVRRGDFTRQEHQRRHQLKIMEDLDKVLRQKPTTVRGVKKQRPKSLFRDDSALSRSPAKGFMGNKMNKVYSHSSHNLSSLASDSTNTGTLTVRSSPSRSHSPARLMSPSRLSHQNGDRDWDLASTVSSTASIPEYHGPKLYKEPSFKSNKFIIHNALSRCCLAGKVNEPQKNKILEEMEKCTANHFLILFRDSSCQFRAVYAMNPETDEMVLVTGVGPRVIAVETVESIYKYSSDRKQFTAIPSKTMSMSVDAFTIPGHLWKSRRPGTPKRPGTPK